GCAGATCGCCTCCAAGGTTGCGTTGGACTTCGAGCGTGTAAGTGTCGAGCAGGCCTTCGGTCCGCGTGCCGTCGGCCGCAACGTCCGTCCGCAGATCACGCGGCTCGTCGAGCCGAAGGCGACGCAACTCGAACCGGTAGCGTCCAGCCTCGTTCTCGACGACGGCGAGCGTCGACAGATCCTTCGGCGGATTCGGTCCGCCGCGTCGACGGACCTCGCCCGGCGGGAGCGTCATCTGAACGCCCGCTTCGATGCTGCTGAAGGGCGTTCCGGGCGTTTGAGCCTCGACAGCGACCGGGAGCAGCAGAGCCCAGCCGACGAGCGTCACAAGCAGCGTTCTCACACGACAATTTACGCAGTGCAATCCGGTGGGTTCCCGACGGGCGTCATTGCAGCACGGCGTAGCGAGCGACCGCTCGGGCCAGCTTTTCGTCGCCCGCGTCGTACTCCAGCGGCCTGTCGATCAGCACGATGACCGCTCGCCCGTCGACCAGGCCGGCGACGATCGTGCGGAAGAGCAGAATGTCGCCACCACGCAGGGAGCCGAGCCACGACTGGCTCACGGTGTAGCCGAAGGTCGCCACGACGCCCTCTTCATCCGCGACCAGCGTGCTCCTGGGCGGCTCGAGGATCTCGATCTCGACGTCCACGTCGCCGAGCGACGTCTGAATCTGGGCGGCCTGACGCAAGAGGTCCAGTGCGGTCGCGTTGGACTCGACGCGGAAGCTGGTGATTCGAAGGTCCGTCTGCTGATCTGGCGAGGCGACCGTCAGGCTGTCCTGCGACTTTTCAGCAACGGTCCAGCCAGCAGGCAGGCGGACCGTGAAGTCGCCGACACCCAGGTAGTTTTCGGTCAGCAACCGTTCGGCGTTGCGATCGACCATCCTGCCGTACCCGACGGCGACCAGCAGCGTGACCAGCAGCATGCCCGCCATCGCCACCAACCGACGCCGATCGCGGCGCGTCTCGGGGTCGATCTGGGTGTCGACGTCGGTCACCGTGGGACACTATCCGCGACGCACCGGAACGCGCGCCATGTCAGCGACACCACGCTCGCTTAGCGGTGAGCGCGAGCGAGCCCTCTGCGAAGTGTTGGCACTGATCCGAGAGGCTCGCTGGCGCTCACCGCTAAGCGTGTGGGGAGGCAGATTTCGAACGACACCTACGCTCTGGCAGCGTGCCGGTTGATGCTTCCGATCCACCATCTGCGAGCCTCCGACGCTTCGCCGCGGTGCAGGACGAGGTCGCGAAGACGACCAAGAAACTCGAGAAGCAAGCGACGCTCGCGGCGTATTTTCGCGAGCTACCAGATGACGACCTCGCCGACGCGGTGCGGTTTGCGGGTGGGAAAGCGTTCGCCGTCACCGACGAGCGGGTGCTGGGCGTCAGTCGGGCGGCGTTTCGCGATGTGATCCTCGGGCTCTACGACCTCTCGGCCGACGACTGGCGGACTCGCGTCGTCCAGCGCGGCGAGACCGGCGAGGCCCTCGCCAAGCTCTGGGAAGACAAGGGTCCGCCGCCGGACGACGCGCGCGACGAGTCGCTCGCGCTGGCCGACCTTCGCCAGTCGTTCGACGCCCTGGCCAGCGTCGGGCAGAACCAGACCAAACGCGATCTGCTCCGCGACCTGCTCGTCCGCTGCCGACACCCGCGATCCGCCGGATACGTCGGCAAAATCATCGGCGGCGACCTGCGGACGGGTGCCCGCGAGGGCGTTCTGCAGACCGCGGTTGCGGAGGCGTTCGGGCGTGAGTTCGACGACGTCCGGCGAGCCGTGTTGCTCGTGGGCGATCTGGGCGACGTCGCCGTGCTGGCGCGCGACGATCGGCTGGGTGACGCACGCTTCCGGCTGTTCCACCCCATCGGCTTCATGCTCGCCACGCCGCAAGAGACGCCCAACGACGCCGCGGCCACGATCGCCAAATCCGAGCGGACGTGGTCGGCCGAGCACAAGCTTGACGGTGTTCGCGCTCAAATCCACAAATCAGGCACGGGCGACCTTTCGCGCGTCGCGATCTACAGCCGAACACTCGACCGCGTCGAAGCCGCCTGGCCAGACGTCGTCAAACAAGTCCGCCAGCTTCCCGGCGAGTGGCTGCTCGACGGCGAGATCATCGCAGACGATGGCCACGGTGGCGTCGGGCCGTTCGCCAACGTCCAACGACGCCTCGGCCGCGACGACCCGTCGGCCTCGGTCATCGCGACCTTTCCGGCGCGATTCATTCCGTTCGACCTGCTCTACCGCGACGGCAAGCCACAGATCGACAAGCCTTGCAAAGAGCGGCGATCGAAGCTTCTCGACCTCGTCGCCGGCAGCAACGTTCGACCGCTCGATGCCGTCGATGTGGCCGACGCCGACACGATCTCCGCCGCCTTCGAAGGTGCCCGCGACGCCAAGAACGAAGGCCTCATCCTCAAAGACCCGACTGCCACGTACCTGCCCGGCCGACGTGGGCGAGGGTGGCTGAAACTCAAGACGCACCTGCCAACGCTCGACGTCGTCGTCGTCGCCGCCGAGTACGGCCACGGCAAGCGACGCGACTCGCTCAGCGACTACACCTTCGCTGTCTGGACCGACGACCCCGACGACGACGGCCGACTCGTCACCATCGGAAAGGCCTACAGCGGCGTGACCGACGAGGAGATCGCCAAGCTCACCGAGCTGTTCTTTTCCATCCAGACCAATCGCCGCGGCAAGGTGTTCGACGTTCAGCCGAAAGTCGTCTTCGAGGTCGCTTTCGACGCGATCCAGGAGAGCAAACGGCACAACGGCGGGTTTGCGCTGCGGTTCCCGCGGATCAAGCGCATCCGCTGGGACCGCTCCCCCGAGTCGGCTGACCGGCTGGATCGCGTCCGCGAGATCTTCAGCCACGATCAGAACTTCAACCGCGTCGCCCCCGCAACGCCGGCAACGGATCAGCTGTCGCTGTTCGAGTGACACTCAGCCCGGCCGGCTCACCGCGACCTGCGCCGGACGGATGACGCGGCCGTCGAAGTCGTAGCCCTTTTGCAGCAGCTTGGTCACGACCGGTGCCTCGGGTGCGTCTTCGCGTGGCTCCTGCATCAAAGCCTCATGCCGGTTCGCGTCGAACTCGTCGCCGTCGGCGGGCTCGATCGGAGCAACGCCGTTGTTCTTTAGGACTTCCAGGAACTGGCTGAGCGTCCCACGCACGCCGCCCAGCACGCTCTGCACGTCGGCCGTGTCGGAAACGTCCAGTGCACGCTCGAGGTTGTCGACGACCGGCAGCAGCTCCCGCATCAGATGCCCGGCGGCGACCTTCAGCCGCTGGTCGGCGTCCTTGGTCAGGCGACGCTGGGCGTTCTGGTAGTCGGCCTGCTGGCGGGCGAGCTTCTCGAAAAGCTGGCGATTCTCCTCGCGCAGCGCCTCGGCCTCGTCGACTGATCCGGCATCGACGGCGTCGCCCTCGACGGCTTCGTCGACGTCGAGGTCTTGCTCCTGAGGCAGCTCGTTCGGTTCGGTCATGGGTGGGCAGTTTTAGGTTCGGGCCTCAGTCGCCGGCGAGCATCGACTTGAGCTTGTCGAGAAAGCCCTTGCGCTGCGGCATCGCCGAGTGGTGATGGTGATCGTCTTCCGTCTCGGCAAACTGGCGTAGGAGGTCCTGCTGCTCTTGCGAGAGCTTCTTGGGAATCTCGACGAGCACCTGAACCATCAGGTCGCCACGCCGGAGTCCGCGAACGTCGGGCAGGCCTTGTCCACGGAGCTTGAAGACCTCGCCGTGCTGCGTTCCCGCGCGGATGTCCAGCGATTCCTGGCCGATGTTGGCACTGTCATCGGGCTTCGCGAGCGTCGGCACGTCAATCGACCCGCCCAGCGCCGCCGTCGTGAAGCTGACAGGCACCTGGCAGACCAGGTCGCGGTCGTGCCGACTGAAGACCGCGTGGTCTCGAACGGCGACGTAGCAGATGAGATCACCGGGCTGGCCGTCGGCTGTCGGAGCAGGCTCGCCTTCACCGGTGAGGCGGACAGCTTGACCTTCGTGCACGCCCGCGGGGATGCGGACCTGAACCGTTCGCTTCACCTGCACGCGCCCAGTCCCTTCACACGTCGGGCAAAGGTCTTCGGGCCTGGGAAGCACGCCGGTTCCGCGGCACGTCGGGCAGGCCGTCACCATGCGGAACATGCCGCCCAATCCCTGCTGGGCGATCCGACCCTGCCCGTTGCAGGTCGCACAAGGCTTGGGCGTTGCACCCTTCTTCAGGCCGCGACCGTCGCAGGTCTCGCAGCGGTCGAGGCGATCGAACTCCAGCGTCTTCTCCGCTCCGGCGGCGACCTCTTCGAGCGTGAGCTCGACCTGTGTCTCCAAATCCGCACCCGGCCGAGGCCCGGCGCGACGCCCGCGTCCGCCACCCATTCCGCCGAAGCCCGGGCCGAAGATGTCTTGGAACATCGAGAAGATGTCGCCGACGTCTGCGTGCCTGAAGTCGTGGGCGGCACCCTGCACGCCGTCATGCCCGAATTGGTCGTAGCGTGCGCGCTTCTCGTCGTCGCTGAGGACTTCGTACGCCTCAGCACACTCGCGGAACTTCGTGTCCGCCTCCGGATCGCCGCCGTTGCGGTCCGGGTGGAACTTCATCGCCAGCTTTCGGTACGACTTCTTGATCTCGACCACGGTCGCCGACCGCTCGACGCCGAGGACTTCGTAGTAGTCGCGTTTGGTGCTGGTGGCGGAGGGCATGGAGAAGTCTGTCAGTTACGTCTTGGATCGGCTCGGCGTGCTAGGGGAGGTCGAGCGCGATCTTGATCGCGTCGTCGATGGCGTTCATGGTGTCAAGATCAAGCTCGCCCATCCGGCGGATCAGGTAGCTCTTCTTAACCGTCAGAACGTTGTCGCAACTCGCGACGCTCGTCTTGCGAAGCCCGTGTCGCTCTGGTGATAGCACGACTTCCGTCTCCCAGCCGCGAATCCTCGTGGTCGTGACGACGAGTGTGACGTTGGTCAGCTTCGCGATCGCCTGATTCCGCGTCACGATGATGGCCGGACGTGTGCCGTAATCAGGAAAGTCACCGAGCCAGACATCGCCGCGTTTCGGATCAATCATCCTTTTGGGTCTGACGGTCAGCGCGGTATCTCGCCTTGACGACCTCCAACGGCTCCCAATCGCTGTAGTCTTCGCCGTCCTCAAGCTCTTCCATCACCGACTTGATCGAAAGACGCTGCCATGCGACCAGGTCTGGATCGTCACGAACTGCCGGCTCTTCATCGAGGATCGTGATGAGCACACGCCGCGAACTCCCGACTGGAAGTGCTTCTTCGGCATCGAGTGTGCCATCCGCGTTGAGCTTGCCTTCGAGCGTGGTCGGCATGCCGTAAGTGTACCTTCTTCTGATGAAATACGGGCAACCGGAGGGATGCCGGGTGCCCGTTATCGTATGAGAAGCCTTAAGCCACCGCGCCGGCAACCGGCGCCAGGTCCTTGTCCTTGCCGGTCTCCTTGACGTCCGTCAGGAGCACGTCGGTCGTGAGCGCAAGGCCAGCGACGCTCGCGGCGTTGAGGAGGGCGGTCTTGACGACCTTGGCCGGGTCGATGACGCCCATCTTGACGAGGTCGCCAAACTTGTCGGTCCGGGCGTTTTAGCCGAAGCTCGGCGTGCTGTTTTCCAGCACCTGGGCCACGACCACCTCGCCGTCCTCGCCGGCGTTGTCGGCGATCTGACGGGCAGGAGCACGCAGGGCTTCGGCGATGATCTCGAAGCCGACACGCTCGTCGCCCTTCTTGGGCTTGGCCTTCTCGACGGCCTCGATCGCACGCAGGAGCGCGACACCGCCGCCAGGAACAATGCCCTCTTCGGCGGCGGCACGCGTGGCGTGCAGCGCGTCGTCGATGAGGTCCTTGCGCTCCTTCATCTCCGTTTCGGTCGCGGCACCGGCCTTCACGACGGCGACGCCGCCGGTGAGCTTGGCCAGACGCTCTTGGAGCTTCTCGCGGTCGTAGTCGCTGGTCGTCGTCTCGATCTGTCGGCGAATCTGGTCGGCACGCGCGGTGACGTCCTTCTTCTTGCCGGCACCTTCGACGACGAGCGTGTTGTCCTTGCCGACGACAATCTTCTTGGCCCGGCCGAGGTGCTCGACCTCAACGTTCTCGAGCTTCACGCCTAGGTCTTCGCTGACGAACGTCCCGCCCGTCAGCACGGCCAGGTCGCCCAGGATCGCCTTGCGACGATCGCCGAAGCCCGGAGCCTTGACGGCACAGACGTTCAGCACGCCGCGAAGCTTGTTGACGACCAAGGCTGCCAAAGCTTCGGAGTCGACGTCCTCTGCGATGATCAGCAGCGGCTTGCCACTGGTGACGATCTTGTTGAGCAGCGGCAGCAGGTCGTTGAGATTGCTGACCTTCTTCTCGTGGATGAGGACGTACGCCTCCTCCAGCTCGGCCTCGAGCGTGTTCGGATTCGTCAGGAAGTACGGCGAGAGGTAGCCCTTGTCGAACTGCATGCCCTCGGTGTACTCGAGCGTGCTTTCGAGGCCCTTGCCCTCGTCGACGGTGATGACGCCTTCCTTGCCGACCTTCTGCATGGCCTCAGCCAACAGGTCGCCGATGCCTTCGTCGCCGTTGGCCGAGATCGTCGCGACCTTGCGGTAGTCGTCGCGGCCCTTGATCGGCTTGGCGAGCGACGTGACGTGCTCGGCGGCGACGTCGGCGGCCTTGAGGATGCCACGCTGCACGCGGACCGGGTTCACGCCGGCCGTCAGGTACCGCAGGCCCTGCTCGAAGATCGCCTCGGCGAGGACCGTCGCGGTCGTCGTGCCGTCACCGGCAACGTCGCCGGTCTTGCTGGCGACGGTGTTGATGAGCTTTGCGCCCATGTTCTCGAAGGGATCGGGCAGCTCGACTTCCTTCGACACGGTCACGCCGTCTTTGGTCACCCGCGGGCCGCCATACGACCGCTGGAAGACGACGTTGCGTCCCTTGGGCCCGAGCGTCGCCTTGACGGCGCGGCTGAGCTTCTGGAGACCCTTGAACACACTCTGACGCGCGTCGGCGTCGAACTTCATTTGCTTGGCAGCCATGTGGTCTTGTGTTTGGTGTACTTGTTACTGGTTACTTGGATCTGAGAGACTTGCTCGCTTCCACGCGACTCGGATTCTGTTCCCAGTCGCTAGTCAACGAGTAACAAGTTCCTACTCGAGCACGCCCAGCAGGTCGCTCTCGCGGAGCAGGACGAACTTCTCGTGGTCGATCTCGACCTCGGTGCCGGAGTACTTGCCGTAGACGACGGTCTCGCCGGTGCTGACGGCCAACGGCGTCCGCTTGCCGTTGTCGCCGAGCTTGCCCGGGCCAACTGCGACGATTTTGCCGCGGGTGGGCTTCTCCTTGGCTGCATCGGGAAGGACGATGCCGCTGGCCGTGGTTTCCTCGGCCTCGAGCTGGCGGACGACAACGCGATCGTTAAGTGGGTTCAAAATGGGCATGTTAGGTGGTAACGGTCAGGTGATCTGGCTGAGGCGGACTGCTCATGCGCTTTATGATCGGCCTCAAGCTTCGCTTGGTTCGCAATGCAGTGGAGGCCCATGATCATGAGCGACGCCTCGTCCATGGCTTTCTCGTTCGGAAATTGCTCAGTCAAGTCCTCGGCGACGCGGACACATTCGAATCCCGCATCATCTCGGCCCAATGCTTGCCAACAGTGGAGTGATTGGAAAACTCCTTCGTGAATCCCGCGGATATTCAAAGCATCATCGTCGTTGATCACCGTCTCCTTGCATGTCTCGTCGAGGCTGACGAAGCCCGGGCTCGA
This DNA window, taken from Planctomycetota bacterium, encodes the following:
- a CDS encoding nucleotide exchange factor GrpE, producing MTEPNELPQEQDLDVDEAVEGDAVDAGSVDEAEALREENRQLFEKLARQQADYQNAQRRLTKDADQRLKVAAGHLMRELLPVVDNLERALDVSDTADVQSVLGGVRGTLSQFLEVLKNNGVAPIEPADGDEFDANRHEALMQEPREDAPEAPVVTKLLQKGYDFDGRVIRPAQVAVSRPG
- the groES gene encoding co-chaperone GroES, with translation MPILNPLNDRVVVRQLEAEETTASGIVLPDAAKEKPTRGKIVAVGPGKLGDNGKRTPLAVSTGETVVYGKYSGTEVEIDHEKFVLLRESDLLGVLE
- a CDS encoding type II toxin-antitoxin system PemK/MazF family toxin, with product MIDPKRGDVWLGDFPDYGTRPAIIVTRNQAIAKLTNVTLVVTTTRIRGWETEVVLSPERHGLRKTSVASCDNVLTVKKSYLIRRMGELDLDTMNAIDDAIKIALDLP
- the dnaJ gene encoding molecular chaperone DnaJ; translated protein: MPSATSTKRDYYEVLGVERSATVVEIKKSYRKLAMKFHPDRNGGDPEADTKFRECAEAYEVLSDDEKRARYDQFGHDGVQGAAHDFRHADVGDIFSMFQDIFGPGFGGMGGGRGRRAGPRPGADLETQVELTLEEVAAGAEKTLEFDRLDRCETCDGRGLKKGATPKPCATCNGQGRIAQQGLGGMFRMVTACPTCRGTGVLPRPEDLCPTCEGTGRVQVKRTVQVRIPAGVHEGQAVRLTGEGEPAPTADGQPGDLICYVAVRDHAVFSRHDRDLVCQVPVSFTTAALGGSIDVPTLAKPDDSANIGQESLDIRAGTQHGEVFKLRGQGLPDVRGLRRGDLMVQVLVEIPKKLSQEQQDLLRQFAETEDDHHHHSAMPQRKGFLDKLKSMLAGD